The Episyrphus balteatus chromosome 3, idEpiBalt1.1, whole genome shotgun sequence genome segment tttaaatttttgatttatgatcTTTGTAGAAATCTTAGTGACATTGGAACGATAATGCATCTAAGTGAAATACCACCGTTAAAGGGATCGGTTTCGTGGACATGTAAACCCGTATCATATTATTTGCATGTAATCGATCGTACGATACTTGAGCGATATTTTCAGCGTATGAAAAGTCACAAAGGACCCGAACACAACGAGCATGTCGGTAAGTTTAAGCGTGACACCATCGCAAAAATGGacaaaaacgagaaaaaaaagtgtGGACTGGCAAAAATATCATTCATATTACATTTGTTCATCTCATCTTACATTAGCCAcccagtttttctttttttacaatttttttccttgTTTCGATTCTTAATTTGAGTTGAattactattttatttaaaataataaaattgttttgctAGGCAGGGTCAAGTTTGCTGCTTCTAAATTTATACCACTGTAAAATAACATGTTGCTTGATCATGATTTTATGTTGTTACTGAAATAAAAGAGTATTCAAACATGCCTGTTCATTGATAGTTCTACTTTATTATAAAGAACACATAAACAAATACTAAAGAGACcaaacataaacatttttttttgtatttaaatattgacacacttttgcaaaaattataaaaaaaattagggtcaTAACCGACTTTCCCAAGTCTAGGCTCACAGATCCTGCAGCACATATTGCTTATAAATATGCGGTTATTCGGAATAGAAGAATGTCCAAATCTCTTGCAAATTAAATGACCTCTTagtcattaaattttataatttctacTAACACAAAAATAGAAATCACTTTAGATTGCAGGCCAGAATTTTGTAAACATTGATCAAGCAACAGAGTTTAATAAAGATCTGCCAAGTCATTTTGTTCTAAAAAGATATTCTTGTTTTTACAGGTTCAACACGAACTACCCGCGATCGTGCCAAACGTGAGGCAAATcatcaaaacaacaacaataatcatGCCAATTCTGTAAATAATTCCTCAAACGCCAACAACAGTAGCAATTCCAATACTCCCACCATGAATTCGAATTCAAACTCAACAGGATCTACAACAACagccacaacaacaacagcaacaacaacagcagcaacaacaaacgCCCAAAACGGTAAATCTTCAACAAAAATGGATGAATCTTCTACAGATAGTGAAACTGAGGCGGTCGTAGCTGGAACAGCTCCAACAACAAATCGTCGCACATGGTCTGATTGGTGTAGTTCAAAAGGTAAGAGCAGCCAATCGGATGACGAGGAAAATAACAACTTTTCAAGTACAACAAACTCTCGAAATAATCGTCCTGCGACGCAAAAGCGAAAAAAGCTCACGCGAAAAGCTGCTATTGCTAGTAAATCTGCAgcggcagcagcagcagctcAAGCAGCCGCTGAAAAAATTGCAGCAGCCGCAGCACAAAAAGAATCTGGCAATCTAGCTGCACCAAATACTGTTGGTGGTCCCAAACGCAAGGGACGCATGAAAAAGGGTGGAGGCCGTggtaaaaagaatttaaaaattgtcgGGTTGGATGTACTCCACACGCAAACTTTACTCAGTACGAGTGCAGAAATGATGTGTAAAAAGTTGCCTCCTGCTCCTGGTTGTGTTGATCAGCAACTGACTTCGCTGACAGGTGATATGAGTCACACAGAATTAGACATTCCGCAAGCTCCTTCAGACACACCATATGCTTTGCAAATTCTTTTGGATGTCTTCCGAACACAGTACATGACCCTGATTGATAACATGAAGTCCAAATCGTTTGTAGCAAATCTCAAGCGCCAGATTCAGCAAGAGCAAGAACGAAAGCAACGTATTAAAAATCGTGCCAGCCAGCTAGATAAGCAAATAAAAGTGCTTATCGACGATAGTGTTGCTTTGCTAAAGGCTCGCATGAATGAACTTGGCATAAACATGTCATCTCCGAATGACTTATTGGCAAAAGCTAAAGAAATTGTTGGCCGACATAAGGAGTTGCAGGGCATGGTAAAGAAGATGTCAAGTCAAGTCACAGCTGGTGAAATTGAACAGAAGCGTCTCTTGAAAAAGAATCTCCAAAGTTTGCCGGAATTCGCCAAACTATCGAAGCAAAAGAATGGAACTCCTGAAACGTTTGATATATCCGAGGCAGCTGCTCATGAACTACTCCTGAAGGAGATTGCCAACACTCTGGTGCAAAGGAAGAAGCTTTACGCACAAGTGTCGACCATAGAAAAAGAGAGCATAACGCTGGAGAAGGTTGTGGAAGAACGTAAGACTGCCGCCGCTCTTCTTGCGCAGGGAACAAATCTTACTATTGCCACATCTACAGCTCCGACGCCAGCGACTACAACAAGTGCGACTATCACGACAACAAGCAAATCAACTCACACAAAGTCATCGCGTCGGAGTAGAGATCATCGGACGCGCTCTCAAGAATGGCCTGATGTTCCAGATGttggaaaaattgaagaaagcAATCCCGAAGTGTTGGCGCAAAAGATTCTGGAAACCGGACGGCAAATAGAAGCGGGCAAAATTCCAAGCTACAAGCATAAGGACGAGAGGACAAACAAACATCGCAGCAGTAGTAATGAACACAATACACATCATCATCCACAATTCCTCGCGCACCACTCAGGACCAGATAGTGCACTTATGCCAGCACCACCTCAGGGTGGTCtgaagcaacaacaacaacaacaaattccgATTGCAGCCAATCATGTTCCGTTGGCTGCAGGAGGTGGTCGAGGTAACAATAAATCATCGAAAAACCACCAAGAATCGCCAAAAGTAGCTAATTTCGAAGACCGGCTCAAGAGTATCATTACTTCGGCGCTCAATGAAGATCAGGAGCATCGAAAGTCTCAACATCCACCAGCCGAAGCAGTTGCTGCACCGCCCCCTGCATCGCCGGCGAAGAAGCATTCGAGCAAATCTTCGGCCAATAACCACCATCATCAACAGACGGCGCAACAACAGATGCATCACCATCATCTGAGCAACATTATAACGGTGGCAACTCAGGGACTTACGCATTTGAATTCAACGACGACGATTTCTCCAATAACTCCACCCCTTCAGCAGCATCATTATGGACACAGTGCACCAACCCAAAATGGCCCAATGCACCACATGCACCACCATTCCCAAACGATGCCACCTTCAGCGCATAGTGGTTACAAATCAACTGGCGCTATACCTACCAACCTAGGACCATCTTATTCCAAGCAGTCAACGTCGTCTTCCTCCATATCATCATCAACCTCCTTGTCGGCAGCTTCGGGATCAGCTTCTTCGTCATCATCCGCCCATCACCAACATCATCAAAAATATCCTAAATCTATCCCTACGAGCAGCAGTTCGAGCTCCTCCATTGAACGAGCGGTTTCGATTCATCAGTTGCACGGTCACAATCAACATCATCCGATGCAGCATCAGCAGTCGTCGACTGCACATCAACATGCTGCTTTGTATGCTGCCGCAACAGACTTGGCGTTCCGTCGAGGCTATGAACACCATGCTCATTATCAAGAGTTCAAAGCACCGGAAACAATGAACCGAGGGCTTGTTGAAGAACCAGCTAGAAGTCATTCGGCTTCTTCAGACTCGGCAATGTATTATCCACCCACAAGAGATCGCCTTTTGTCACTTGAACGAAGTCAACAGCAACAACCAATGCAGCAGCCCAGTCGACCGAGCTCAAGTTCTTCACAACCAGATTATACTCAGGTGTCTCCAGCTAAAATGGCCCTACGTAGGCATCTGTCACAGGAAAAGCTAGCCAATCAGCATGTAGGACCCACAAATCCAAGCAGTGGAAGTGTTATGGCAAGCAAGACTATTGGCGATCTGGTTAATGGAGAAATAGAAAGAACTTTAGAGATTTCCCATCAGAGTATTATCAATGCTGTGGTCAACATGAGTGCTATGACAGTGCCTCCGCCAACAGCTGGTGCTGGTTCGGCAACGACAACGCCGTCAACAACCGAACGACCTATAATCAATCCAAATGCGCAACGCCCAGAACGTGTGCATGTTCGTGTAATGGATGAAATTTCAACGCAGCAAAATCATACAGCTTCAATACACCATCAACAACATCATCATGGTCATCATCCGTATAATCAAATATCACCGCGAACACGAAATGATGGAAGCATGCCTGAGAAAAAGAAGTCTCCAGCTGATAATTTAACAACATTGGCACAAGTTGCCTACAATCATAAAATGATTTctaaacaccaacaacaacaaccatcaTCTTCTTCATCAGCGGGAAGACCATCAAATGCCATGAGTTATAGTACTCCGGCTGGATATCAACAACATCAGCATTCAATGCCTCCATCGGCTGGTGAACGTGGAACACTTCCTCATCCTTCACcaacatcatcatcgtcatcatcaagGAACAGTACAAGTTCAAAGCGGGATTATTCAACGGTAGCCTTGCCAAGGGCTGAAATGAAGCCTTGCTTGGAGTCCTATTTTAATGAGGAACCAAAAACAGCTTCAGTTGCTGCTCCGTTATCGATGAAAGAAAGAATGGCCAATAGGCGAATGAATGGAAATCCACCATTAGAAGGTAAGTTAATTaaatagttcaaataataaatatacatatacactAGAGTGTCCCTTATTATGATCCATGGTTTTATGCCTTATAGCTTATACCATGATTTTGAACAATAACTGGTTTAATGACTATATATATCTCAAAAGtttcttaataaattaaaaaaaatattcccaaagcTTAAAGTCTTATAATATGCATAGCCGGAGTCggaaaaacaaacttttaaaatccaaaaaacacTGTCACTCACATGTTAACCCAtgcaaattagtcaaaatatgggcatgaaatagcaattttcgcgggacaaaatttgttttcatgttTGGATGAGTCTTtatcataaaattcaatttgtttggATGATAGGATGTCGGAGCAGCAGTAGGTTGGTAcggtttttaattaatatctccatttttactcattttaaccaaaaatcacCAAGGACAGtcttattcacaataaaattatctaaaaaattatgtaaaaaccAATATCGTGAGTtagttaatttcaattttatagtttgtCTCGGTGAGggcaaaatgaaattttttcaaatatctgacgaatttattatttgtttatgtaattcttcaagaatgattTATAGAACTTTTAATTCACATTATTAGGGTTTCGGATTGTCCgcgttatatataaaaatataaagtgaGTTCACTACTGTACTCACCCCAAACGTTTCGCTTCAAATTGGAATGACCGTGGTCACCGGGAAACTGCCAGCGAGATGTTACATACATAGGTGCGTTGTAGCGGGGCGTAGGAGGTTCCATGTTTTGTTGTAGGCTTGCAAGTTGGGAGCAAACCGTACTCACTGTATCTTTGTTGGTGTGAAGTGGCAATTGGATAGATTGTGACGAATTTATTAAATCGTCCCGATTGAAATTTTGGTGTCGTTTTATTTCGTTCGCTTCACGAACCAGGCGCGTTATATAGTGAGGCGAAAACCCTAATAATGTCATGTGTTAACAACCGCGAAAAACTTAAAAGTTGAACTTTTAATTATCTCTCAAATGAGCCTCTAATCGTTATGGTGACATAACccatctaaatgagtgaaaatgAACTTTCCAATCTAACCAACAGAGTCAATAGATCTACTACCTACCTACTTAGGTTTACTCTCTAAATCCAGGGTAGATCTCgacctcaaccaacaagcttgtCCGTCCGGTCCCTAGAAAGCTGTATTCAGTTGCGCACATCAAGTTGGTAGAGGTTGTTCTCCACTTGAACATGCCACGTTGTTCATCGGGACCCTTCGGGTTGGGACGTCGTCGATGTTCATCGTCGATGTTGGGACGTCGTCGATGTTCATATAGTCTTAGAGTCCCGGCCCTAGCTGTATTTTCGGCTTTCAGACCAGGTCGATAATTCAATGAATCTTCTCCGCTCTCCGTCGATGCAAATGGGGCTGAATATTATTCGAAGAATCTTTCCCTCACAGCaaccaaaaaagttttcatCCGCCATTATCAATTCCATGATTCCGCCTGATACAGCAGAACTGAGATGATTACGGTCTGGCTGAGGACTTCTATGGTTCTTTGAGAGAGGACTTTACTTCTGAATTACCTTCTTATCTCGAAAGAGCAGTGTTTGGCTTGCATGATTCTTAGTTTCATATATGCACTGATGTCATCGTTTATAAATCGAAGGAGTAGACCCGCTGTCAAACAGAGTGGTGCGAGTGTCAATCTCCAGAAAAAAAACAGAGTCAAAGATTTGAATCTCTAAAAAATCTGACTTCGAATTGACAAATAGGaatcgaaataaaataaaattaagacatACATAGATTCATTTAAACATCTTGTTATCTAAATGTTCGAAGTATCCCTTATTTAAAGTCTTATACAATCGTTAGATGTTACAGcaagttttttgtatttcttttaagGGCTAGCAGTTTCTCTACAAGATCATGTAATGGCGTCGCGAAAattcaaagaagaaaatgaagaaaGGCAACGGCGATCAGAAATGGCTGCTGCGCATTTTCAAAACAACTCTAATATGGCCAACTTAACATCAACTGTTCCTCCATTAACCCAACACCATGATAGAACATCACCGATTAAGGTTGAAAGTGagtagtttcattattttgttttttttttcttttcgagaAATAAtcttaaccaaaaaaatatatatacaactTCAGTTGGAATGAAGCGCACCTCGCCAAGCCAAGCTCATCATCCCCGTCCATCAAAGATTCCACACTACGCTTCCCACGAACACCTTATATCGACAAATAGCAACACGAATAGCAGTAGTTGTAGCAGTACCAATAATGGTCGTAGATCTAATTCATCTCTCGAACCGCCGCTTATGAGTCCCGAAATAAACTCGCTCATGGCTGAAGAGAGACCGTTGCAATTGTCGTCTCGACCACGAACAACGGACGACGGTAAGGATGACTAttaaagtttctaaaaaatattgaaatacatTATCTTATCAAtagatatataaatatatatatactttattttatttttttatttaaattatgttttgcattttccatatatttttggttcattttttttttatttcacttaattttgttttatttaattttttttttttgtagcaaaaatatctatctaaaaatatatatacaaatagAAATAGAACCCTctcacaaaaaaacataaactaaaagaacaaaaaacaaaaaaatattgtgaatgaaagcaaaattatatttttaataaatttaaaactctaaaTTGACCCGAGAAAATAATGTATTCCATTGTAGAAATACATAAAATACAATGATATACAGACATAGACACCTTTACActcttgttttctttatttcatttatatcTATTATtgataaaatcaacaaataaatataagcAGACACCACacattcagttttaatttttttactggattcaaattcttattttacaacagcaagttttattgtttttaattttagtttacaTAGTTTAtactgtcttatttttttaatttttcactagCCCTTTCTTCTTTagttcttttttatgttttaattttagttttatgcATGTGAATTGTTTTAATGTATCTTTGgtaaattatttatgttttatatttttgttatataaggTTAGGTATTAAAGTTCTAACATTGAAAAGCAGAAGATAGTTCAATaaggtatagttttttttattaattgaggGCGTGGTACCTGTAAATAATTGTTGGTTTATGTTTTGTTGTCttgtttgttatttattttaatttgtaaaacaCTTGAAAGTTTTTAAAGTAAGACTGTAAACTGATTAAAACATAGGAATGAAACAGTAAAATATTAATTCTGAAGCTAAACAGTCTTAAGTTGGCCGTTATTTAAGATTAAATGAATGTGGCCCTTCTAACACTGTTAAGAATTTAATATATTGTTCCTCACATCAGCGGAAATGTCGCTTGttctttcttaatatttttttagatccTCCTCCATTGTACTTTCAACTATTGTTCAGTACCGATGTAGAACAATCCTAGTTCTACATTAAACTTTTGCACCCTTATTAAGAGTCCAttctttaatgtaaaaaaaaatgaaacgttttgaaagttgttattttcatttcagcaatttttttttttcagacattCTTTTGGTCTTAGcgatcaattttttaaaaccatataaaggacattataaaatacatattttgaaaatattctccCGAACAGCTTAGTTTGTAGCATTTCGGCTACGCTCCTTAATTTTCAGTTCCTTTTCGGAGCACATAAGCAATTATTTTTACTGACTTAACTTATTAACAAATAAGCTATCTTAATACTGTGAATACATTTGACAATTAAACAGCATATACAAAGATTTTATCAATACGTCATATTTGGTCAAATTTATCCTAGTATACAAACAATGTCAGAACAATTAGGATAATTTCTACCATATACATTCGATACAGTTATACTGTATTGTTACCAACAAATATAAgtttccaattaaaattattttgttttatttcatatatttttttaaagaaaaagttaGATCTGTATAAACCAGGCATCAATCAAAGCATGAAAATAAATGTAAAGCGGGCTTAATTTCATTGATTTCAGTTAAATAAATTAGTattaacaaaatattatcatcAAAAACTAATccacattttgataaaaaaaaaaactaaaaatgcatttttttaagaatagtatagtttattaaaaccaatgtcagataaaataccaatttaaaaaaaaatagaaacaaaacaaaaatgacaaCATCCAAATCCGTTTTCCAACAGTTAACTATCCAGATCGTATTGTTCCGAATTACGATCCGCGACGTCGTTGTCGACCACCTTCTTCCCCACAAATTGGATTAATAGTAGCAGATAGTAGTAGTACTCCATCGCGAAATTGTAAAAGCTAATCATTttattataaagatttttttttataaaatcattaataaaaaataataaacaaaaaaactattccaaattcttccaaaaattaaaaaaaaaaactatctcaaAGGTAAGTTCgatttattaacaaaataaataattggtttctatttttttgtttacttttttctcgactttttttttttttgttttgttgtacaaaagtgaaatcatctgtacctttttttattaattttaattaaccaaattttgtataaaaaaaataataagtctAAAACAGGTACCTCGACCATAAAATCAAATATGTTATTTatgcatatacatatatattttttcctcaATAACTGGtgtttcaatttgaaaaaaaggcattttttgTAGGGAGCttcattgaaataaatttacagtttataacaaaaaaagggatcaaattttCGTTAGactgtaaaatataattttgtttttatttgcaatgagTTGATATTTTGTtggttaaattatttattacatATGAGCTGACACATACCTAGAAATATATTATACTACACAGTTTCTTTCATTTTACTCTTTTTGCCTGCTTCTGTGCTATTTGCAAATACTATTGCATTTGattatttggtttttaattgttttaatatgAACCCTGGATCACTAAAagggtttatttttgtttatttttatattaacatGTACtaaccatttatttttatataaacatcATGCTTAAACCATGCAAATAtgtaataatatatatataatatatgtaaaattttgtaaCTAAACAAACCCATAAACCCATATTCTTAGTGCTCTAGTGGTTttagtgattttgtttttatattttacctattttgtttttcttctacatgcattattttcttttaacaatCGATATATTTTGAGAATATTTAAGGACttataaagaagaaaaac includes the following:
- the LOC129916927 gene encoding histone-lysine N-methyltransferase, H3 lysine-79 specific isoform X2, with translation MATPQVKDLVLRSPAGSSEVVTFSWPLQIGHGQDKHDNGIDIIDTIKFVCEELPGISSAFEEVNLNSIDTACYKTMTNLVDRFNKAVDSIVALEKGTSLPTERLNKFADPSLLRHILQLVYNAAVSDPDKLNNYEPFSPEVYGETSYELVQQMIKHVTVNPDDTFIDLGSGVGQVVLQMAGSFPLKTCIGIEKADTPVRYAQRMDLFFRQYMAWFGKRFCEYKLLKGDFLVDEHREKITSSTLVFVNNFAFGPNVDHQLKERFADLRDGARIVSSKSFCPLNFRITDRNLSDIGTIMHLSEIPPLKGSVSWTCKPVSYYLHVIDRTILERYFQRMKSHKGPEHNEHVGSTRTTRDRAKREANHQNNNNNHANSVNNSSNANNSSNSNTPTMNSNSNSTGSTTTATTTTATTTAATTNAQNGKSSTKMDESSTDSETEAVVAGTAPTTNRRTWSDWCSSKGKSSQSDDEENNNFSSTTNSRNNRPATQKRKKLTRKAAIASKSAAAAAAAQAAAEKIAAAAAQKESGNLAAPNTVGGPKRKGRMKKGGGRGKKNLKIVGLDVLHTQTLLSTSAEMMCKKLPPAPGCVDQQLTSLTGDMSHTELDIPQAPSDTPYALQILLDVFRTQYMTLIDNMKSKSFVANLKRQIQQEQERKQRIKNRASQLDKQIKVLIDDSVALLKARMNELGINMSSPNDLLAKAKEIVGRHKELQGMVKKMSSQVTAGEIEQKRLLKKNLQSLPEFAKLSKQKNGTPETFDISEAAAHELLLKEIANTLVQRKKLYAQVSTIEKESITLEKVVEERKTAAALLAQGTNLTIATSTAPTPATTTSATITTTSKSTHTKSSRRSRDHRTRSQEWPDVPDVGKIEESNPEVLAQKILETGRQIEAGKIPSYKHKDERTNKHRSSSNEHNTHHHPQFLAHHSGPDSALMPAPPQGGLKQQQQQQIPIAANHVPLAAGGGRGNNKSSKNHQESPKVANFEDRLKSIITSALNEDQEHRKSQHPPAEAVAAPPPASPAKKHSSKSSANNHHHQQTAQQQMHHHHLSNIITVATQGLTHLNSTTTISPITPPLQQHHYGHSAPTQNGPMHHMHHHSQTMPPSAHSGYKSTGAIPTNLGPSYSKQSTSSSSISSSTSLSAASGSASSSSSAHHQHHQKYPKSIPTSSSSSSSIERAVSIHQLHGHNQHHPMQHQQSSTAHQHAALYAAATDLAFRRGYEHHAHYQEFKAPETMNRGLVEEPARSHSASSDSAMYYPPTRDRLLSLERSQQQQPMQQPSRPSSSSSQPDYTQVSPAKMALRRHLSQEKLANQHVGPTNPSSGSVMASKTIGDLVNGEIERTLEISHQSIINAVVNMSAMTVPPPTAGAGSATTTPSTTERPIINPNAQRPERVHVRVMDEISTQQNHTASIHHQQHHHGHHPYNQISPRTRNDGSMPEKKKSPADNLTTLAQVAYNHKMISKHQQQQPSSSSSAGRPSNAMSYSTPAGYQQHQHSMPPSAGERGTLPHPSPTSSSSSSRNSTSSKRDYSTVALPRAEMKPCLESYFNEEPKTASVAAPLSMKERMANRRMNGNPPLEGLAVSLQDHVMASRKFKEENEERQRRSEMAAAHFQNNSNMANLTSTVPPLTQHHDRTSPIKVEIGMKRTSPSQAHHPRPSKIPHYASHEHLISTNSNTNSSSCSSTNNGRRSNSSLEPPLMSPEINSLMAEERPLQLSSRPRTTDDVNYPDRIVPNYDPRRRCRPPSSPQIGLIVADSSSTPSRNCKS
- the LOC129916927 gene encoding histone-lysine N-methyltransferase, H3 lysine-79 specific isoform X1; its protein translation is MATPQVKDLVLRSPAGSSEVVTFSWPLQIGHGQDKHDNGIDIIDTIKFVCEELPGISSAFEEVNLNSIDTACYKTMTNLVDRFNKAVDSIVALEKGTSLPTERLNKFADPSLLRHILQLVYNAAVSDPDKLNNYEPFSPEVYGETSYELVQQMIKHVTVNPDDTFIDLGSGVGQVVLQMAGSFPLKTCIGIEKADTPVRYAQRMDLFFRQYMAWFGKRFCEYKLLKGDFLVDEHREKITSSTLVFVNNFAFGPNVDHQLKERFADLRDGARIVSSKSFCPLNFRITDRNLSDIGTIMHLSEIPPLKGSVSWTCKPVSYYLHVIDRTILERYFQRMKSHKGPEHNEHVGSTRTTRDRAKREANHQNNNNNHANSVNNSSNANNSSNSNTPTMNSNSNSTGSTTTATTTTATTTAATTNAQNGKSSTKMDESSTDSETEAVVAGTAPTTNRRTWSDWCSSKGKSSQSDDEENNNFSSTTNSRNNRPATQKRKKLTRKAAIASKSAAAAAAAQAAAEKIAAAAAQKESGNLAAPNTVGGPKRKGRMKKGGGRGKKNLKIVGLDVLHTQTLLSTSAEMMCKKLPPAPGCVDQQLTSLTGDMSHTELDIPQAPSDTPYALQILLDVFRTQYMTLIDNMKSKSFVANLKRQIQQEQERKQRIKNRASQLDKQIKVLIDDSVALLKARMNELGINMSSPNDLLAKAKEIVGRHKELQGMVKKMSSQVTAGEIEQKRLLKKNLQSLPEFAKLSKQKNGTPETFDISEAAAHELLLKEIANTLVQRKKLYAQVSTIEKESITLEKVVEERKTAAALLAQGTNLTIATSTAPTPATTTSATITTTSKSTHTKSSRRSRDHRTRSQEWPDVPDVGKIEESNPEVLAQKILETGRQIEAGKIPSYKHKDERTNKHRSSSNEHNTHHHPQFLAHHSGPDSALMPAPPQGGLKQQQQQQIPIAANHVPLAAGGGRGNNKSSKNHQESPKVANFEDRLKSIITSALNEDQEHRKSQHPPAEAVAAPPPASPAKKHSSKSSANNHHHQQTAQQQMHHHHLSNIITVATQGLTHLNSTTTISPITPPLQQHHYGHSAPTQNGPMHHMHHHSQTMPPSAHSGYKSTGAIPTNLGPSYSKQSTSSSSISSSTSLSAASGSASSSSSAHHQHHQKYPKSIPTSSSSSSSIERAVSIHQLHGHNQHHPMQHQQSSTAHQHAALYAAATDLAFRRGYEHHAHYQEFKAPETMNRGLVEEPARSHSASSDSAMYYPPTRDRLLSLERSQQQQPMQQPSRPSSSSSQPDYTQVSPAKMALRRHLSQEKLANQHVGPTNPSSGSVMASKTIGDLVNGEIERTLEISHQSIINAVVNMSAMTVPPPTAGAGSATTTPSTTERPIINPNAQRPERVHVRVMDEISTQQNHTASIHHQQHHHGHHPYNQISPRTRNDGSMPEKKKSPADNLTTLAQVAYNHKMISKHQQQQPSSSSSAGRPSNAMSYSTPAGYQQHQHSMPPSAGERGTLPHPSPTSSSSSSRNSTSSKRDYSTVALPRAEMKPCLESYFNEEPKTASVAAPLSMKERMANRRMNGNPPLEGLAVSLQDHVMASRKFKEENEERQRRSEMAAAHFQNNSNMANLTSTVPPLTQHHDRTSPIKVEIGMKRTSPSQAHHPRPSKIPHYASHEHLISTNSNTNSSSCSSTNNGRRSNSSLEPPLMSPEINSLMAEERPLQLSSRPRTTDDDDVIPDDETHWQDRVSSGFDRLVAFASTELDKTRRSIDTDTAPSISCNTSPDSGITHSSNSEARTFLSTSSSSSQLDIGAHTDPMSDSSTKSSHDVVPISKTSLVDDAIESPPLSDIGLPRTPSPSAVTPPLGSLLFPQQPPPIVAVESNDTSGTKSSTSSSSSTSAAQPGLKIPLKYQRKSKTSSEKHYKKKFCERNWGFEDETIYGSGDAATNECNGVLSGANNSSISSSHRKDEVSAMHHKASKFRPKGKDWDWSVESKSKGGNVTTASSSTVVGI
- the LOC129916927 gene encoding histone-lysine N-methyltransferase, H3 lysine-79 specific isoform X3, translating into MATPQVKDLVLRSPAGSSEVVTFSWPLQIGHGQDKHDNGIDIIDTIKFVCEELPGISSAFEEVNLNSIDTACYKTMTNLVDRFNKAVDSIVALEKGTSLPTERLNKFADPSLLRHILQLVYNAAVSDPDKLNNYEPFSPEVYGETSYELVQQMIKHVTVNPDDTFIDLGSGVGQVVLQMAGSFPLKTCIGIEKADTPVRYAQRMDLFFRQYMAWFGKRFCEYKLLKGDFLVDEHREKITSSTLVFVNNFAFGPNVDHQLKERFADLRDGARIVSSKSFCPLNFRITDRNLSDIGTIMHLSEIPPLKGSVSWTCKPVSYYLHVIDRTILERYFQRMKSHKGPEHNEHVGSTRTTRDRAKREANHQNNNNNHANSVNNSSNANNSSNSNTPTMNSNSNSTGSTTTATTTTATTTAATTNAQNGKSSTKMDESSTDSETEAVVAGTAPTTNRRTWSDWCSSKGKSSQSDDEENNNFSSTTNSRNNRPATQKRKKLTRKAAIASKSAAAAAAAQAAAEKIAAAAAQKESGNLAAPNTVGGPKRKGRMKKGGGRGKKNLKIVGLDVLHTQTLLSTSAEMMCKKLPPAPGCVDQQLTSLTGDMSHTELDIPQAPSDTPYALQILLDVFRTQYMTLIDNMKSKSFVANLKRQIQQEQERKQRIKNRASQLDKQIKVLIDDSVALLKARMNELGINMSSPNDLLAKAKEIVGRHKELQGMVKKMSSQVTAGEIEQKRLLKKNLQSLPEFAKLSKQKNGTPETFDISEAAAHELLLKEIANTLVQRKKLYAQVSTIEKESITLEKVVEERKTAAALLAQGTNLTIATSTAPTPATTTSATITTTSKSTHTKSSRRSRDHRTRSQEWPDVPDVGKIEESNPEVLAQKILETGRQIEAGKIPSYKHKDERTNKHRSSSNEHNTHHHPQFLAHHSGPDSALMPAPPQGGLKQQQQQQIPIAANHVPLAAGGGRGNNKSSKNHQESPKVANFEDRLKSIITSALNEDQEHRKSQHPPAEAVAAPPPASPAKKHSSKSSANNHHHQQTAQQQMHHHHLSNIITVATQGLTHLNSTTTISPITPPLQQHHYGHSAPTQNGPMHHMHHHSQTMPPSAHSGYKSTGAIPTNLGPSYSKQSTSSSSISSSTSLSAASGSASSSSSAHHQHHQKYPKSIPTSSSSSSSIERAVSIHQLHGHNQHHPMQHQQSSTAHQHAALYAAATDLAFRRGYEHHAHYQEFKAPETMNRGLVEEPARSHSASSDSAMYYPPTRDRLLSLERSQQQQPMQQPSRPSSSSSQPDYTQVSPAKMALRRHLSQEKLANQHVGPTNPSSGSVMASKTIGDLVNGEIERTLEISHQSIINAVVNMSAMTVPPPTAGAGSATTTPSTTERPIINPNAQRPERVHVRVMDEISTQQNHTASIHHQQHHHGHHPYNQISPRTRNDGSMPEKKKSPADNLTTLAQVAYNHKMISKHQQQQPSSSSSAGRPSNAMSYSTPAGYQQHQHSMPPSAGERGTLPHPSPTSSSSSSRNSTSSKRDYSTVALPRAEMKPCLESYFNEEPKTASVAAPLSMKERMANRRMNGNPPLEGLAVSLQDHVMASRKFKEENEERQRRSEMAAAHFQNNSNMANLTSTVPPLTQHHDRTSPIKVEIGMKRTSPSQAHHPRPSKIPHYASHEHLISTNSNTNSSSCSSTNNGRRSNSSLEPPLMSPEINSLMAEERPLQLSSRPRTTDDEIAIQIIQPASKRIRILEMYDNMKNTHVVRNYDDSYFEFEK